TGGTAGAGGATCAGCAGGGCGAAGGCGAACACGCGCAGGGCGTCGATGTCGTGGCGTCGGGTCATGGGGGTGGTGTGCCGGAGAGTCGAGCCAAGGTGACGCTGCCCGGTCCGTGCAGCGACCACCAAGGGGTGGCTGGAACCCGCGCAGTGACCAATGGCGGGGGTGGTGGGACCAGTGGAGCCGCTACCCTCGGTCTCTTGAGGCAGGCTGGAGCACCGCAACGACATGGATGCAGCAATGACCCAGGGCCGACCACCGCGCTGGCGCACGTCAACCCGGCTGCTGGTATGGGCGGCCGTCCTGTCGGCGTCGGCGGTGACCAATGCGCTGGTGGAAGTGATGGATGCGGGCCGACGCGGCGCCGACCTCGGCCTGTGGGAACCGATGATCTGGGAGTTCAGCAGCCTTTGCCTGGTCCTGATGACCCTGCCGTTGCTGTGGTGGGGCTGCGAGCGCTGGCCGCTGCATGCCGATACCTGGAAGCAGTGGTTGCCGCTGTATCTGCTGGCCAGCGTCGGCTGGTCGCTGCTGCACGTGGTGGGGATGATGCTGCTGCGGCACCTGGCGTATGGAGCGCTGGGTTATCGGTACCAGGATGATGCCGGCTGGCTGGAGCGTTTTGCGTACGAATACCTGAAAGATGTACGCACGTTTGCGATGTTCGTGGCACTGGAGCACTTTGCCAGCTGGTTCGGTCGGCGCCGGCAGGGTGAGGCGAGCCTGCTGGCCGAGCCCGACGTCGGCCCGCCGGTGGAGCCGGTCGAGCGCCCCCAGCACTTCCTGGTGCGCAAACTGGGCAAGGAGTTCCTGGTCGCCACTGCGGACGTGGAGTACGCCCAGGCGGCGGGGAACTACGTGAACCTGCGGGTACGCGGCCACGACTACCCGCTGCGGATCACCATGGCGGTACTGGAGCAGCGGCTGGATCCGGGCGTGTTCCTGCGCCCGCACCGCAGCTGGCTGATCCATCGGGGCCAGTTGCGCTCGATCGAGCCGCTGGACGGTGGCGAGGCCCTGCTGCACATGGCCGACGGGGCCAAAGTGCCCTGCAGCCGGCGCCAGCTGCCGCTGCTGCGACAGGCGCTGGGGGCAGGGTGAGGCCCTCATTCCGGGCGCCCCCGGCCTGCGGTATCATTACCAGTCATCTTTTGAATGCATAACCGCCGACATGATCGAACTGAATCCTGTCCGCCAGCGCATCACCGATCTGACCGATCGCGTGCTGTCGCTCCGGGGGTATCTTTGACTACGACGCCAAGAAAGAGCGTCTTGAAGAAGTAACGCGGGAGCTGGAAAGCCCCGACGTCTGGAACAACGCCGAGTACGCCCAGAACCTGGGCCGCGAGCGTTCCAGCCTGGAGAAAACCGTGGGCGGCATCGCCTCGGTGCTCGACGGCCTGAGCGACGCCACCGAACTGCTGGAGCTGGCTGAGTCCGAGCAGGACGAGGACACCGCATTGGCCGTGGTCGCCGACCTGGACAAGCACCAGGCACACGTGGAGAAGCTGGAATTCCAGCGCATGTTCTCCGGCGAGATGGACAATGCGGCCGCGTTCGTCGACATCCAGGCCGGTGCCGGTGGCACCGAAGCCCAGGACTGGGCCGAGATCCTGCTGCGCATGTACCTGCGCTGGTGTGAATCTCGCGGCTGGAAGACCGAGCTGATGGAAGTCTCCGGTGGTGACGTCGCGGGCATCAAGTCGGCCACGCTGCGCGTGGAAGGCGACTACGCCTACGGCTGGCTGAAGACCGAGACCGGCGTGCACCGTCTGGTGCGCAAGTCGCCGTTCGACTCGGACAACCGCCGCCACACCAGCTTCACTTCGGTGTTCGTGTCGCCGGAAATCGACGACAACATCGACATCACCATCAACCCGGCCGACCTGCGTACCGACGTGTACCGTTCGTCCGGTGCCGGTGGCCAGCACGTCAACAAGACCGAGTCGGCGGTGCGTATCACCCACATCCCGACCAACATCGTCGTGGCCTGCCAGACCGGCCGCAGCCAGCACCAGAACCGCGACAACGCGATGAAGATGCTGGCCGCCAAGCTGTACGAGCTGGAGATCCAGAAGCGCAACGCCGAGAAGGACGCGGTGGAAGCCACCAAGTCCGACATCGGCTGGGGCAGCCAGATCCGCAACTACGTGCTGGACCAGAGCCGTATCAAGGACCTGCGTACCGGCATCGAACGTTCGGATACGCAGAAGGTGCTGGACGGCGACCTGGACGAGTTCGTCGAGGCCAGCCTGAAGGCCGGCCTGGCCGTGGGCTCCAAGCGCGTCGATGCCTGATCGACGCGCCTGCGCGGGTATCGTCACCCTCGTGCGCAACGCCGAGGGTGGTTTGTAGAGCCGAGCCATGCTCGGCTGCTTTTCGCGAGCTGGCGGATGCGTCGAGCACGGCTCGACGCTACAAAGGGTAGGACGGGCCGATGATGCGCAGCGAAAGTGAACGCAAGGAACTCGGCGGCTTCCTCAAGGCCTGCCGCGCCCGTGTCGACCCCGCCACGCTCGGCCTCCCGGCCGGACGCCGGCGTACCCCGGGCCTGAAGCGCGAGGAAGTCGCACTGGCGATCGGCGTCAGCGTCAGCTGGTACACCTGGATCGAGCAGGGCCGTGAAGTGCGCGCCTCGCCTGAAGTGCTGGAGCGGCTCGCACAGGTGCTGCGCATGAGCGACGACGAACGCGCCTATGCATTCGCGCTGTCCGGCTACGGCGTGCCGCTGGAATCGCCGGACGAGAGCGTGACCGACGGCCTGCGACAGCTGGTCGAAGCGATGCAGCCGATCCCGGCCTATGTGCGCAACACCCGCTTCGACATCCTGGCCTGGAACCCGGCCATCGCCGATCTGTTCGTGGACTACAGCCAGCTGGCGCCGCATGAGCGCAACACGCTGCGGCTGATGTTCCTGTACCCGCCGTACCGCACGCTGATCCTCAACTGGGAAGAGATGACCCGCGGCCTGCTGGCAGGCTTCCGCGCGGCGATGGCGCAGGCGCCGGACAAGGCGCCGTTCCAGGCGCTGGCGGAGGACATCGCCGCCCACAGCGAGGAGTTCCGCCAGTGGTGGCCGGAGCACGACGTGCGCCGGTTCGATGAAGGTGCGAAGAAGCTGAACCATCCCACGCGCGGGTTGCTGGACCTGCAGTACGTGGCGCTGGTGCCGGAGAGCCGGCATGACCTTTCCCTGGTGACCTACCTGCCGCGTAGGTAGGAGGTTGTTCGGCAGGGCTTGCAGCCCTGCACCTGCAGACGCCGAAGCGACAGCAACAGCAACAGCAACAGCAACAGCGGACTATCCGAGGGATGGCGGGGTGGTGTGGGTTGGCAGGACACGCCGTAAACCCGTCCATGGGGGCTCGATGGCGCCATCCATGGCGCCAACGGTCCTGCCAACCCACACCACCCCACCTCAGACAGATTTCGCGCGGTTGTTGGTAGGTGTCGACCTTGGTCGACACATCTGTCAGATATCGAAAGAAATTCCGGGGTCAGATCCGTTTTCCTACGGAAAACGGATCTGACCCCAAGAGTATTTCCGACAGATCGCAGGAAACCGTCGAAGGCGGGGTGGGTCCGGTTGCGGGGGCGTGAGCGCCATGGATGGCGCGACCGAGGCTACATGGATGTATTCACGCCGTCCCCCGCAACCGGACCCACCCCGCCATCTCATAGGAAACCAGCTCGTGCTGTTGCTTCGGCTGTTGCCGTTGCTTCGGCGGGTGCAGGGCGCAGCCCTGCCAGGACAAGCCACCCATTCAGGCAGGTAAGTGCAGGTCACAGGATAAGCAGACGCCTTGTTGCCTCCGCCAATCGGGTCCACATTCCTGTGCAGGAGACGGGCCACCGCCCGTTGTCGAGACAACAGGAGCCCTGCATGTCCGCTGCCCCCACCACCGCCATTTCCCGCGATCCGGCCACCGGCCAGCAGATCGCCGGCCATCCCTTCGCCACCGATGCCGAGCTGGATGCGATCCTCGATCGCGGCCAGGCCGGCTTCGCTGCCTGGAGCGCCAGCAGCCTCGAACAGCGAGCGCAGGTGTTGCGCGCGATGGCGGGCGTACTGCGCCGTGACCGCGAAAAGCTGGCTGCGCTGGCCACCGCCGAGATGGGCAAGGTGCAGGCCGAATCGCTGGCCGAGATCGAGAAGTGTGCCGTGCTGTGCGAATGGTACGCCGACCACGGCGCGCAGTTCCTGCGCGACGAACCGACCCAGGTGCCCGACGACAAGGCCTATGTGTCCTACCTGCCGCTGGGCGTGGTGCTGGGCATCATGCCGTGGAACTTCCCGTACTGGCAGGTGATGCGCGCGGCAGTGCCGATCCTGATGGGGGGCAACGGCTTCCTGCTGAAGCCGGCCGAGAACATTGTCGGTACCGCGCAGCTGCTTGATGCCGCCTGGCGTGATGCCGGGCTGCCGGAAGGCACCTTCATCGCCGCCAACATCAGCCGCGACGGCACCAGTCGCGCGATCGCCGATGACCGTATCGCGGCAGTGACCCTGAC
The sequence above is a segment of the Stenotrophomonas maltophilia genome. Coding sequences within it:
- the prfB gene encoding peptide chain release factor 2 (programmed frameshift); this translates as MIELNPVRQRITDLTDRVLSLRGYLDYDAKKERLEEVTRELESPDVWNNAEYAQNLGRERSSLEKTVGGIASVLDGLSDATELLELAESEQDEDTALAVVADLDKHQAHVEKLEFQRMFSGEMDNAAAFVDIQAGAGGTEAQDWAEILLRMYLRWCESRGWKTELMEVSGGDVAGIKSATLRVEGDYAYGWLKTETGVHRLVRKSPFDSDNRRHTSFTSVFVSPEIDDNIDITINPADLRTDVYRSSGAGGQHVNKTESAVRITHIPTNIVVACQTGRSQHQNRDNAMKMLAAKLYELEIQKRNAEKDAVEATKSDIGWGSQIRNYVLDQSRIKDLRTGIERSDTQKVLDGDLDEFVEASLKAGLAVGSKRVDA
- a CDS encoding helix-turn-helix transcriptional regulator translates to MMRSESERKELGGFLKACRARVDPATLGLPAGRRRTPGLKREEVALAIGVSVSWYTWIEQGREVRASPEVLERLAQVLRMSDDERAYAFALSGYGVPLESPDESVTDGLRQLVEAMQPIPAYVRNTRFDILAWNPAIADLFVDYSQLAPHERNTLRLMFLYPPYRTLILNWEEMTRGLLAGFRAAMAQAPDKAPFQALAEDIAAHSEEFRQWWPEHDVRRFDEGAKKLNHPTRGLLDLQYVALVPESRHDLSLVTYLPRR
- a CDS encoding LytTR family DNA-binding domain-containing protein codes for the protein MTQGRPPRWRTSTRLLVWAAVLSASAVTNALVEVMDAGRRGADLGLWEPMIWEFSSLCLVLMTLPLLWWGCERWPLHADTWKQWLPLYLLASVGWSLLHVVGMMLLRHLAYGALGYRYQDDAGWLERFAYEYLKDVRTFAMFVALEHFASWFGRRRQGEASLLAEPDVGPPVEPVERPQHFLVRKLGKEFLVATADVEYAQAAGNYVNLRVRGHDYPLRITMAVLEQRLDPGVFLRPHRSWLIHRGQLRSIEPLDGGEALLHMADGAKVPCSRRQLPLLRQALGAG